A genomic stretch from Aedes albopictus strain Foshan chromosome 2, AalbF5, whole genome shotgun sequence includes:
- the LOC109433046 gene encoding intraflagellar transport protein 57 homolog, translating into MFRHEYGLAMDRDQNSASNVSSYQADDLMEKLKLLNYERLLLKEMKMKQINRYYFLKSFNPGEQFFMFTSICAWLIRKIGKTFDQPQEFDDPNMVISRIIRVLQEMDVPTDFQTNKLIQGAGPICIYIMDCLATQALKLTKFQIKRPECRKEDDPMVDLIENDSEIILEKVEEEQMAEGSEGSDDEGNGLFDLNFSDQKNKKITIKEYKVDSLTDSENWRLELERVLPQLKVVVKTDPRDWRAHLEQMRSLRSNIESATDETDNQLKKLQTDISYVMEKIESREKHLNNDLKELIQQYKQILVEYNHVNNQIKAIDSEKMGKEHELSKITNELENIKIQMEQRGNSMTDGSPLINIKKAIFRIKEEISDMDVKIGVMEHTLNSEIIKQSAQYAEFDSLVMAAH; encoded by the exons ATGTTCCGGCATGAGTATGGGCTCGCAATGGATCGGGATCAGAATAGTGCTTCGAACGTATCGTCCTACCAAGCAGACGATCTTATGGAAAAGCTTAAGCTCTTGAACTACGAGAGACTCTTGCTCAAggaaatgaaaatgaaacaaaTCAATCGATACTACTTCCTGAAATCGTTCAACCCGGGTGAACAATTCTTCATGTTTACGTCGATATGTGCGTGGTTGATTCGGAAAATCGGCAAAACATTTGACCAGCCACAAGAGTTCGATGATCCTAATATGGTCATATCGCGAATCATTCGAGTTTTGCAGGAAATG GACGTCCCCACTGATTTTCAAACGAACAAGCTCATTCAAGGAGCGGGTCCCATTTGCATCTACATAATGGACTGTCTAGCAACGCAGGCACTAAAACTTACAAAATTCCAAATCAAACGACCAGAATGTAGGAAGGAAGACGATCCGATGGTAGACTTAATTGAAAACGATTCGGAGATAATCTTGGAAAAAGTAGAAGAAGAACAAATGGCGGAAGGTAGCGAAGGAAGTGACGACGAAGGCAACGGCttgtttgatttgaatttttccGACCAGAAGAACAAGAAAATAACCATCAAAGAATACAAGGTAGACTCCCTGACCGATAGTGAAAATTGGCGGTTGGAGTTGGAGCGAGTTTTACCCCAGTTGAAGGTGGTGGTCAAGACGGATCCTCGTGATTGGAGAGCTCACCTGGAGCAAATGAGAAGCCTTCGGTCTAACATCGAAAGTGCTACCGATGAAACGGATAATCAGCTAAAGAAGCTACAAACGGACATCAGCTACGTCATGGAGAAAATCGAAAGTCGGGAAAAGCATCTGAACAACGATTTGAAGGAACTGATTCAACAGTACAAACAGATTTTGGTGGAATACAACCATGTTAATAATCAAATCAAGGCTATCGATAGTGAAAAAATGGGAAAGGAGCACGAGCTTTCAAAAATAACCAATGAATTAGAGAATATAAAGATTCAGATGGAGCAGCGTGGTAACTCGATGACGGATGGAA GTCCATTGATCAACATTAAAAAAGCAATATTTAGAATCAAGGAGGAAATCTCTGATATGGACGTTAAGATTGGTGTAATGGAACATACGCTGAATTCGGAAATTATCAAGCAAAGTGCCCAATACGCTGAGTTTGATTCATTAGTTATGGCAGCCCATTAG